Within the Setaria viridis chromosome 3, Setaria_viridis_v4.0, whole genome shotgun sequence genome, the region aaaaaaatgtgattACTGATTTACTAGTGAGTTGCTGAATTTTGATACGGACAGTGAACTCTGGTTTCCTAATCATTGAACTCTGAAAATGACATTAGCTCTGGATCTGAACTTCAATCTTGCAATCCTAACTGCACAATATCGACTCTCAAGAGAGCCAACTATTTCATCATGCGCAAATGGTTAAGTGAAAAGTATTCCGGGACAAAATGCTTCGACCAACACCTATAAGATATCTGAGTTGGGAGCACGGGTGTTAAAAATTTTGTTTCAATTTGTCAGGTCAACGTTGCCATATTCATTGTCATGAAAAGTATCATACGCATGCAAAATCGCCATGTCACGGGAAATGAAAACATTCCCAGCTTCATCTGCATCAACCACTCCATCCGCGATGCATGCTGTGATCTGACTCGACCGGGGATCAGCACCGTTATATGCTTTGCCGCACTCATCAGAGCTTGGAGGAGTGAAGCCTGCAGAACACTATTCTCCTTAATCTTGGTCCCTGACAGAAAGGTCTCTCACTCTCAGGTTGGCCATTGGTGTCCTGCTTTTGGGAAAGAACCGAGAATCAGGATAAAAGGGGCGATATCGATCAGTACCCCTAGGTCGCTATAACTCTGCTTTGCAATGTTCTTTGTGCTCCATAATTCCAGCATTGTCCCTGCATTATTACATTGCATTGCTCTCTTTTCTGACTTTTTGACATACAGATAGATGAAGGCAATATTCCAGTCCCAGAACTAATTCCTTCTTAATCTTGATCGACAAGCACCATGAACAGTCTGATAGAAAGTTTAACACGACAGTCCATTCAGGGGTAGATCAGATGCTCCGAGCTTCCTTCAGAAATGACTGGAGCAAAGCTGACATAAGAGATACGTGTTTCTCAAATTGGATTAGTTCTGAATTCCTTCATTCAGTTTCTGCACTTGAACATTGAACTTTAGTATCATCTAGGTCATGGGAAAAGGatgttacaaattgtatcagCATTTTTAACTGATATGTCAGAAGTATAAAAAGAACTCCCTATGCTCGAATGACTTTGCGAAAGGGATAATTCTAATACCGGTTTGCATTTTCCGTACCTTCATTTTACACGACCTGAGACACTGATTCGAAAAGATAtgacttcagagttcagactcaCTGAAGAATGTCGTCatgaatttgatattttttccCCATGCACCATAACCCTACATTCCTCGCTAAATTCTGGTCTGCCCACACAAGCGATTCTCGCTGCACTCAAATCCCTGATAACTACATGTTTTTTGCAGTCTGTTGGGGACATTCCAATCTTATTCTCCTCTGCAATCTGGAATTTGTGCGCTCTTATCCGCTGCTCGCCCTCCATCATGAAGACAAAGATCAGCAAGGGGATAACTGAAATCAAGAACTTGATCGGTGATGCTGAACTGGTTTAGAAGGAAATGCTGTTTACGATTAGGAGCTGGGTCAAGAGAAGAACCTGAACAATTTGGCGTTGGAGGACTAGGAAGAACAAGATGCCTGCACCAACACACGTAAGCTTGAGATGCCAATATGCCCTGTGTTGTGCCAGTGACAAACCTTGTCTCCTCAAGCAGTCTCTTTTCCTCAGACTATTCTTTGTGTATGAACCTTTTTTTATAAGCATTTCTGTATGAACTTGTGAAGCATATCACTGTTCAGATTTTTCCATAACAGCTGACTACTGAAATTATAATATgaagaataagaaaaaaaattgtacaGAAAACATTGTGATTTATCCAAATTCATGTGAATTTGCTCTGTTCCGGAAACATTGTGATTTTAGTCACTGATCTCTCATGGTATTATATATGTTCTCCCTTTAAACAAGAATACTGACCATGCATGATCACATATGGCTTTGATTCTCCCAATCCAAGACACAATAACCACAAACATCCAAAATCCCCACAAAATTCGAAAGACCACACGAGAATATATTCCATTCCGTTCCTCGACACCCTTCTTCTCCAAGCCTAAAGCCAAACCAACCACCTCAGCTCCAAGCTCCTGCCATTGCCATCCCATATAAACCTTCGCTGCCTCGGCTTCCGCTACCTTCCTCTCTCGCTCTCACACCATTAATCACTAGCCTCTCAAGAACAGTACAACGACCACGGGCAGTAGCATCAGCTCGGAGTAGGAGACACTCGACGACGAGGAGGGTGCCCGCCTGCCtcttcccggcggcggcgatgaggtaCGGCGAGGTGGCGCACTTCAGCCACCCGCAGCACCGGCTCCGGCTGGAGCACCACGACACGCCGTTCCGGTGCGACGGGTGCCGCGAGGTCGGCATCGGCGCGCGCTTCCGCTGCCCGTACCCTGGCTGCGACCACGACCTCCACCGCCAGTGCGCGCTcccgctctcgccgccgccgccgccgctccggcaCCCGTTCTACCCGCGCTGCGCCTTCGCCTTCCTCCCGCGGGCGCCTGGCGCGCCGGGCTCCCGCTACTGCAACGCGTGCGGCCGCGACGTCGCCGGCTACGTCTACCACTGCCGCGCGTGCGGGTTCGACCTGCACCCGTGCTGCGCCGCGCTCCCGCACGcgctcgacgccggcggcggcgtcaggcTGCGCCTCCACCCGGACTCCAGGGCCACCGGCGTCGCGGCGTGCCACCGGTGCGGCCACCGCGGGCGCAGCTGGAGCTACCGGAGCCAGTGCGGGAGCTTCAGCCTCCACGTGGCGTGCGTCATGGACATGCTCGTCGAGAGCTGGCACGGCATCGGCCGCCACAagggcgtcgccggcgggggcgggaaCGTGTACGACGGCGGGATGCTGGTGCCCGGGTGCGGCGGGTACAGGGTTCCGGCGATCCGGGGCGCGGCGAAGAGCGCCCACGCGAGCAGGGGAGGGTACTCGACTTGGGGCAGGAAGAAAGGCAAGGTGAAGCGATGCTGCGAGATCGCCGGGTTCGCGGCGCAGGTGGTCATCTCGGCGGTGCTCGGCGACCCCACCGCGCTCATCGCCGGCGTCATAGGGTCGCTCATCGCGCGGTGATCacggccgggcgccgccgccggcccagaGCAGCAGAGAGACATGATCTATTGCATTTTTCATTTCAAACGTGCAAAAACACTGTATACATGTGCGTCGCAGTCGCCACTCGCTAGTGCGCGCATGCACGGCCACGTAGGCAGAGACTTCGTGGTGACTGGTGAATTACTTTAGAACCTCCTAAACTTCCTATCGATGGATACTGattataagtattaaatatatattaatttacaaaaccaattgcaagGTGGatgttaatttgcgagacgaatctattaaacctaattacttcataatttgacaatgtgatgctacagtaaatatgtactaatgatggattaattaggtttaatagattcgtctcgcgaattagcctctgtctgtgtaattagttttataattagctcatgtttagtcctcctaattagccttcgaatattcgatgtgacatgaattttagtccggagtaaagatccaaacaccccctaaaaatGGTAATAACATGTTGGAGGCAAACATGGTAATAAAATTGTAATGAGGATACGGAAAGTGCAAACCGGTATTAGAATTATCCCTTTAGCAAAGAGTGATTCGAGCATAGGgatactttttttatttttgatatATCAGTTAAAAATGCTGATACAGTTGGTAATATCCTTTTCCCATGAGCTAGATGTTGCTAAAGTTCAGTGTTCAAGTGCAGAAACTGAATAAAGGAATTCTGAACTATCCAATCTAATCTGAAAACACGGACCTCTTATGTCCGCTGTGCTCCAGTCATTTCGGATGGAAACTCAGAGCATCTGATCTTCCCCTGGAGCGACTGTCGTGTGAACTTTCTATCAGGCTGTTCATGGTGCTGGTCGATCAAGATTAAGCAAGGAATTGTTCTGTGACTGGAATATCGCCCTCATCTTTCTGCATGTGAAAAAGTCAGGAAAGAGAGCAGGGCAATGTAATAATGGAGGGACACTGAAATCATGGAGCACAAAGAACATTGCAAAGCAGAGTTATAGCCACCTAGGCACTGATCGATATCGCCCCTTTATCGTGATTCTCAGTTCTTTCCCAAAAGCTCGACGCAAACGGGCGATGGTAGTTCTAGGAAGATTATCGCGTACGAATATCTATTTCAGATAGTACAAACTAGTATAGAAATATAGACTAGCAACAGAGTAATCATAACATAGATGTCGAGTATATAACTTCGGTTCATGCCAATACAAGTCCAACAGAACTGAATCATGAAAGATAAAATATCTACGCAGCAAAAACATGAGCTATGGCGAACACCATCTCCAGAGACGACTTGAGCGAGGGACCATCCCTAGTCCTCACAACCGTCGTTGTCGAAGTAGTAGTCAGGCTCcgaccctgaaaagccaccatctacccgagaagGGGTAGGTCATGTAAACTCCCAatagcagcaagccaaggaaacgGAGAAATAACACTATATGTATGGATAAACAatacaacagcagcagcaatcaaTGAAGTatcaaagcaataccatctccgaggtcaacacctcataTAAAGGAAATCGTCACGAACCACCAGATCCTTCCCCAATAATCCAACACACAAACACACTAGCgcaatgtgagagctccctctcCTCGCATCTCAATGGCAAACGccggcctatctcaaaaaggggaGGTAGAAAAGTAGTAAAGTCTAGTTAGAGTAATAGATTAGAGGACTGTCCATACTAatggacacggactatagctataggttatacactctgcagaggttgtacatttGTACCCGTTCGGATGGAGCCTAAATGGTAGCTAGTCGTCCAGACCCCACCTAACGGCTGGAGCCCTAGTAGGTGGCTAGCactctcctgtttcctcgagtctggTAGTGTTTTTGACTGCagggcacgccgtcaccagtGAGATACTTCGAAACTGTAAAACCTACCCACGCTGAGGTGTAGTCTGATCAGAGCAGGCCAAcacctcgaactccttacattgatcctccaatccgcctacaggctgagcactatccacTGCTAGTCTCGGACCGAATCCCGCCCATAATAAGGCGAACGGTATGTACGTATATAGTCCAAAGAAACATGGttaaactgactcggtccttagtgGCCGAGAGCGAGCACTTCACTCCACAAGGGTGGAGGTACGTGCCGAAGCACGTACAAGTATGCCGCATGCTCCTCAGTGTCAAACAAGATACCCGCCACAAGCACAGGGGTTGGAGAGAGACCAAAATGCTCGCTCCTAGCAAGGCACTTCTCGGTACCAACCACGGCTCAGCTCCCGTCAAAACACGTCAAGagatcacactcacccaaaacacacacgAGAGTGTATAAGGAATCCTATTCCAAAACCATGgtatatgcccatccataacttaAAAGCATTTATATGGATATAAATAATGTGTACTAACTAAGGATCTGTAACTGGCCCACAAAtaggtaacaaggaaaataAGATAAATAGTTATCAAGATATAGCCAGAAACATAGACTATGAAATCAATTGTCATCCAGCATCATAAATTAAATGCTAACAATCAAGATGACGACCTttgagatggcggcggccgccggcgacgatggCGATGATAGCTGCCGCTTCGTGGCCGCATCCATCGTGGACTCGACGTGGGTCTCGATCTCGACGtggtctttttttttaaaaaaaaacacgtgGCCCTTTTTTTTATGCCTTTGGCTGTGGGCGATATAGCTATTCTTTGGATACCCGTCGCATATGGGCCGAAAGCCTGCTATTCAAGTCACGTAGGCCCAATGATATGACCCCACGGGCCACCCTCCCTACGCACGAGTGTTTTTAAAAGACAAAACAACGGCCCACGAGTATGTCGGCCGACTAAAAGGCCTGCGGATTTGCGGCCCTACGGCCTATAATGAAAATCCCCAGGACATCAAGATCCTATTTCTTTCTCTTTCGtaataaaaagataaaataattcTTTTCCTCGGCGTCCGCTCCTGTCGTAGCAGAGAGagggcgcgcgccgcccgccgccgtcgccttccGCCTTCCGAGGGGCCGACGGAGCCTCCGGGAAAGACACACCCGCGGGCTCGACGGACAAGCACTGCCTCCCCGTGCTTGAGCTCGAGCGTCGCCTTCCCGACCGACGCGAAGGCACCCCCTTCCTCAAGCTCGCGCGCCGCGTCCTTGAGCAGCGCCTCCCCAACCGACGCGAGGCGCCTCCGCAAGCTCGCCGCTTCCCCCAGCACGTACGAGGCGGCCTGCACGCCGTCGGCCGTCAAGGTGagtttcttctctctctttttttcaatCGAAGTTATATGATTTGTGCTCGTGCTTGACAATTGGATGAGGAGAGTGGATCATACAGTAACGCCAAATTTGAGATGCAAACACATGGTCAAATCTGTGCCCCTAGGTTTGTCATCATTTATAATATGCTTGCATTTCTATGCAtgtttaaattgttgaattactGAATTCATTGGTGGTCCTTGTCCTGTCAACAATTTGTTGCTAATCTGAATTCATCCGCATTATCTCACCATGTTAGTACAGTCTAAACCATTTGATTGCAACTCAAACTCCAGTAGTCTCATTAGGCGTGCCACGGTGCCACGGGCTTCTGCGGCTACTGTCGCCTGCTGCTAGCTCCCAGTCCCTGTCAGTTATCGGCCATAAGATTTGCTGGCGTTCAGCACCTCCTCCAGCTCATCCTTTGCGATTATTCATGATTTGATCCCTGTAAGAGCGTTTGCTCAAAACACTGAATAAGTATGGCTCCATTAGGTTAAGTCGACGCAAGGATTTTGCAGTTTGTTGTTACCGTGGTCCTCTTATATCAGTGGTCGGCTTGTCGCCGAAATCGCTTTACACCACCATTAGGCACTGCTAGCTGACATTACTTCATTGGTTTTTTTGTATCGCCAATCAAGTGAGCAATTATTTTCTCATACAGTTTTCGGGCCATCCCTGCAAATATGGATATGGCTCCATTCAAGCTGGATATAGATGAGCTAGTAGCTGATTATGGCAAGGTAAATTTTGTCAAAAATTTTATGCGTGTTATGTACATATTAACTTGGATGAGTAACATTTGTGGGTTCCTGATTGGTAGGAAAACAGCACGACACTCGCTGATTTCAAGCGAGTttggaaggagaagaaattttCTTATATCTATGAAGGCAGACCTAATGCAAACTCTTGTCTCTTCATGCAGTCCCTCTTTCTGCATTGTATCGGTGGGTGTTGGCTTCCTGGAAGCTTAAA harbors:
- the LOC117847853 gene encoding uncharacterized protein; protein product: MRYGEVAHFSHPQHRLRLEHHDTPFRCDGCREVGIGARFRCPYPGCDHDLHRQCALPLSPPPPPLRHPFYPRCAFAFLPRAPGAPGSRYCNACGRDVAGYVYHCRACGFDLHPCCAALPHALDAGGGVRLRLHPDSRATGVAACHRCGHRGRSWSYRSQCGSFSLHVACVMDMLVESWHGIGRHKGVAGGGGNVYDGGMLVPGCGGYRVPAIRGAAKSAHASRGGYSTWGRKKGKVKRCCEIAGFAAQVVISAVLGDPTALIAGVIGSLIAR